GTGCAGTTCGCGCAGACGGGCGTCCAGCGTCAGGGGCGTGCCCGCGGGGAGGCCCAGTTCCGCCGTGCGGGCCGCGCGGGCCAGATCACTGCTGAACACCCGGTCGAACGCCCGCCCGGCCAGCCGGGACCGCAGCCGCGCCGCCTGATCCTCCCCGACCGCGCCCAGCGGCGTGTCGGACCAGCCCTGCCAGCGGCCCGCGCCGTTCCAGTCGGTCGCGCCGTGCCGCACCAGCGTCAGGTGCAACCCGTCAGTCACGGGCGCGCCTCGAAATCCGGCTCGGCGGCACTCGTATCCTGACCCGCCGGAAGGGACGGCACCGGACGGGGCTTGCCGTGCTCATCGAGCGCCACGAACACGAAGAACCCCGTCGTGGCGAGTTCCTGATCCCCGGTCGGCATGTGCTCGCGGTACACGTCCACGCGGATCGTCATGCTCGTCCGGCCCACCCGGACCACCTGCGCGTCCAGCGCCACGGCGTCCGCCACGCGGATCGGCACGTGGAAATCCACGCCGTCCATGCGGGCCGTCACGACGTTCCCCCCAGCGTGCCGTACCGCCGCGATACTCGCCGCCTTGTCCATCAGGGACAGCACCCAGCCGCCGAACGCGGTCCCGTGGTAGTTCGTGTCCTTCGGGAACACCAGTTCCAGCATGCGCGCCCGGCTGCGCGGCGCCTTCATCGTCTCGTCCATGCGTCCTCCCCGCGCCGCCCGGGTGGGGGGCACGTCAACCTTGACATCTTACAGGCCGCCCGCGAACCCCTGCGGGGGCGTGCCTGCACCGGTTGCAGACCACGCAGGAAGGCACAAAAAAAAAGGAGCCCCTTGACGGGACTCCCTGATCAACCTCTGGTGTTACCAGCGGTCGTTGCGGCGGGGCGCATTGCCGTAATCGCTGGCCGGGGCGGCCTTCGTCACGACGATGTTCTTGGCCTGGGGGCCTTTGCCACGCTGGCCGTCTTCGATGTCGAACTCGACTTCGTCGCCCTCGTTCAGCTTCTTGAAGCCGCTGCCCTGGATCGCGCTGAAGTGCGCGAAGATGTCGGGGCTGCCCTCAGACTGAATGAAGCCGAAACCCTTTTCCGCGTTGAACCACTTCACAACTCCTACTGCCATACTCCACTCCTTGTCTTCGCAACACGCAAAACACGCACGAGCTCTTGCCTCGTGCGCGGTTAAATCATGCGTACTTGGAAAACTACAAGACGGAGTATACATCATTTCGACCCGGTGTGCGCGACCCCCGCTTCAGCGTGCGGCAGACACGTCCACCGCGGCGTCCAGCGTGCCCAGCGCCTCGCCGGTCACGACCAGGGCGTCCGGCGTGACGCGCACGTCCGTGACCCGCAGCGCCCGCACCACGCCACCCAGGGTCACGCCTGGCGCAGGCCTGAACGGCAGCCGCGCCTGAAGCTGCGCCCGCACCCCGTCCAGGCGGGGGCGCAGGTCGAACCGGGCCGCCTGCGTCACGTACGCCTGCGCGCGGGCGTCCGCCAGCCACGCCAGCACCCGCCCGGTCAGGCCCGCGCGGCGCGTCGTGACCGTCACGTTCCGCAGCGTCAGCACCTGCCCCGCCGCGTCCAGGGTGGGCGTGCCGCGCACGTCCGTCGTGGCGCTGAGCCGCACGCCCAGCGGCCCGCTGATCTGCACCTGCACCGCGGCGTTCAGCTGCGCCCCCTGCGGGGTCAGCGTCACGCCCGTGACCCGCAGCGTCGGCGAGGTCGGCACCGGCAGCGTCAACGTGCGCCGCGCCGCCTCCCGCGTGGCGGCCGCCGACAGTTCCGGGTAGGGGAGACGCACCGGCACGCTCAGGTTCACGTCCGGGGTCAGCGTGTCACTGCGGCGCAGGGCCGGGAGCGGGAGCGCCGCCTGCGTGGGCGCGCGGCCCAGCCCGGCGTCCAGGCGCAACTGCGCGCCCAGCGTCACCTTCAGGGCGTCCGGCGTGAACCGGAACGGCGACACGCTCAGGTTCAGTGGCGTGACCCGCGCATACGCGGGGTCCGGGGTGGGCAGTGCCCACGGCTGCTGCGCCCGGGCCCACAGCGTCCCCGCCCGCTCGCGCAACCGCGCCTGCTCCCGCACCGCCGTGCGCACCTGCGCCGCCAGCGCGTCCAGCTGCGCGCGCACCTGCGCGTCCACCAGCGACTGCACGCTGACCCGCACGCCCTGCGCCAGCTCCACGCTCAGCGGGTCCGTCCACGCGTAATCACCGCGCACGGTCACGTCCGCCTCCCACTCCGGCGTCACGGTCGGCACCACCGTCAGGGTCACGGTCGCCTCACCCCCGAAGTCCCGCGCCAGGAACGCCCCCACCCCGCCCGGCTCGGCCCGGAACGCCGCGCGGATCGGCACGCTGATCCGCAGCCCCGACCCGTCCGGCAACGCCTGCACCTGCACGTGGCCCGCCCGCGTCACCGTCCCCGCCAGCGACACCCGCAGCAGGCCGCCCAGGAATGACCGGTCCTCGTTCACCCGCGCGAACTCCAGCGGCACCCGCGCGTTCGCCGCGCCCTGCACCCCCGCCATTGGCACCGACACCGGCACCGTGACCGTCGAGGGAGCAGGAGCAGCCAGCGCAGCAGGAACAGACATAAGGGCAGTCAACACTACAGGCGTGAGACCACGCATCAGGCGAACGGAGGAGCGGAGCAGGGAAGAGGCGGACATCCCCCAGACGCTACCCGGCCCGCATGAGCCTTTCCCGGCGGATTAACCAACCGTGACTACCCTCACTGTGCAGCGCCGGAGCCTCAACCGGGCGCGCACAGGAGCACCCCATGACCGAGCCGATCCGCCCGTACCCCGCCGACGACCACGACCACCACGACGACCTGAACAACCTGGGCCTGCAGGCCGACACGAACATGCTCGCGCGAAGCGTCCTCGACCGCCGCCACGTGCTGGGCCTGGGCCTGCTCGGCATCGGCCTGCTGGCCAGCAACCGCGTCAGCGCTGCCACCGGGGCCGCCTGCACTCCCATCCCCGGCGAGACCGCCGGGCCGTACCCCGCCGACGGGTCGGTCGCCAGCGGCCAGAGCCTCAACGTCCTGACGCGCAGCGGCGTCGTCCGCCGCGACCTGCGCCGCAGCCTCGGCACCGGCAACGTGGCCCCCGGCGTGTCCCTGACCCTGACGCTGAAACTCGTCAACACGAACGGCGGGTGCGCGCCCCTGCGCGGGTACGCCGTGTACGCCTGGCACTGCACCGCCGACGGGAACTACAGCATGTACAGCGCCCCCGTCGTCGGCGAGGACTACCTGCGCGGCGTGCAGGCCAGCGACGCGGGCGGCAACGTCACCTTCCAGACCATCGTGCCCGGCTGCTACCCCGGCCGCTGGCCCCACATCCACTTCGAGGTGTACCCCACCCTCGCCAGCGCCACGAACGCCCGCAACCGAATCCAGACGTCACAGCTGGCGCTCCCGCAGGCCATGTGCCAGCAGGCCTACACCCAGCCCGCGTACGGCAGCAGCGCCCGCTTTCTCTCGCAGACCAGCCTGAGCCGCGACAACATCTTCAGCGACGGCTCCGCCGCCCAGCTGCCCACCATCACCGGGAACGCCACCAGGGGCTACTCGGCCACCCTGACCGTCGGCCTCGCCCGCTGACCACCGAGACGCCCGCGCCGCTGAACGTACCCTGAAGGGCATGTGGGCCCAGCACACCCTCACC
The DNA window shown above is from Deinococcus sedimenti and carries:
- a CDS encoding acyl-CoA thioesterase, with the protein product MDETMKAPRSRARMLELVFPKDTNYHGTAFGGWVLSLMDKAASIAAVRHAGGNVVTARMDGVDFHVPIRVADAVALDAQVVRVGRTSMTIRVDVYREHMPTGDQELATTGFFVFVALDEHGKPRPVPSLPAGQDTSAAEPDFEARP
- a CDS encoding cold-shock protein; translation: MAVGVVKWFNAEKGFGFIQSEGSPDIFAHFSAIQGSGFKKLNEGDEVEFDIEDGQRGKGPQAKNIVVTKAAPASDYGNAPRRNDRW
- a CDS encoding DUF4403 family protein, with the translated sequence MSVPAALAAPAPSTVTVPVSVPMAGVQGAANARVPLEFARVNEDRSFLGGLLRVSLAGTVTRAGHVQVQALPDGSGLRISVPIRAAFRAEPGGVGAFLARDFGGEATVTLTVVPTVTPEWEADVTVRGDYAWTDPLSVELAQGVRVSVQSLVDAQVRAQLDALAAQVRTAVREQARLRERAGTLWARAQQPWALPTPDPAYARVTPLNLSVSPFRFTPDALKVTLGAQLRLDAGLGRAPTQAALPLPALRRSDTLTPDVNLSVPVRLPYPELSAAATREAARRTLTLPVPTSPTLRVTGVTLTPQGAQLNAAVQVQISGPLGVRLSATTDVRGTPTLDAAGQVLTLRNVTVTTRRAGLTGRVLAWLADARAQAYVTQAARFDLRPRLDGVRAQLQARLPFRPAPGVTLGGVVRALRVTDVRVTPDALVVTGEALGTLDAAVDVSAAR
- a CDS encoding intradiol ring-cleavage dioxygenase; its protein translation is MTEPIRPYPADDHDHHDDLNNLGLQADTNMLARSVLDRRHVLGLGLLGIGLLASNRVSAATGAACTPIPGETAGPYPADGSVASGQSLNVLTRSGVVRRDLRRSLGTGNVAPGVSLTLTLKLVNTNGGCAPLRGYAVYAWHCTADGNYSMYSAPVVGEDYLRGVQASDAGGNVTFQTIVPGCYPGRWPHIHFEVYPTLASATNARNRIQTSQLALPQAMCQQAYTQPAYGSSARFLSQTSLSRDNIFSDGSAAQLPTITGNATRGYSATLTVGLAR